One genomic window of Quercus robur chromosome 6, dhQueRobu3.1, whole genome shotgun sequence includes the following:
- the LOC126733280 gene encoding uncharacterized protein LOC126733280, translating to MAKKRKSDATRLDEVDRSMYTTFCSAANSLSQLYSQAMNHQRLSFQAGERHALEKLYQWVWRQQEEGSRVTTVDIVAYLQNELEYGADEPPMSPRLPFQNQHAPNANLNNLGAAISSSPFGPATVGQGVRSGQSDNQGKNSVFSNALSSPVRRSLQSYQLAQGGCHSNNTMSSGNGPRNHEANYAHHHNRDTNSPSSNDCMDMHADSPGHDFPY from the exons ATGGCGAAGAAGAGGAAATCGGATGCCACGCGCTTGGACGAGGTCGATCGAAGCATGTACACCACTTTCTGCAGCGCCGCTAACTCTCTCTCCCAGCTTTACTCCCAAGCCATGAACCACCAGCGACTCTCTTTCCAAGCCGGTGAACGCCACGCGCTG GAGAAACTTTATCAATGGGTTTGGAGACAACAAGAAGAAGGATCAAGAGTGACAACAGTGGATATAGTAGCTTATTTGCAG AATGAGCTTGAATATGGAGCAGATGAGCCTCCAATGTCCCCTAGGCTTCCATTTCAAAACCAGCATGCCCCGAATGCCAACTTAAACAATTTGGGAGCTGCCATCTCTTCTAGCCCTTTTGGGCCAGCAACTGTTGGGCAGGGAGTTCGTTCTGGGCAATCTGATAATCAGGGTAAGAACTCTGTATTCTCAAATGCTCTATCGAGCCCTGTTCGTCGGAGTCTTCAATCCTATCAGCTAGCACAAGGTGGTTGCCATTCAAACAATACTATGTCATCTGGAAATGGACCCCGCAATCATGAGGCAAACTATGCTCATCACCATAACCGGGATACCAACTCACCAAGTTCTAATGATTGCATGGACATGCATGCAGATAGTCCAGGTCATGATTTTCCATACTGA
- the LOC126733281 gene encoding TSL-kinase interacting protein 1 — translation MNMARQRTKKTDKAPSKRIADVGQTGAKKSAKRTGGQSHKPAGQSEEFLVKSDNQSPLSSTAVERHTDFPDERRSVSEKTKRSPLLELYPGQSLLPSAKIKLQLFPIDEGTCVGLEKDGYHPYLELTLSVRKKISSVLKHLNSKWGGSSITQGEPILFPYNILEKQAGHRGWTLNDNDICAGDVYESIGRPAIFRLRYGWLCSPVPKTFGKPSTSMPFSQSEGTLKSFSTNMESTYGIGRQFEDKSEEFKENNVIEVAAAVVAEKIVNGPVDLVDNEPRIDDGLGQSSALWADSQSNISIGGLLSEASIQGKFKNFDPITDCLPNISIGGLLSEASLQGKSDNRDPNSLGSNAGLQQTQPICDSFDAYIAAQINCPQGPRLSTLDSHSSILDAEETCHAFPCKKFSSSGKDVLPLSGSVFTADCSQDASSKSSKFPKTQVNNQASFTHDHARQESETDLLLCSRTYNDESSLGLSGIKWTDSRGPFDLGLPISQKLISGDSISIGRFVR, via the exons ATGAATATGGCTAGACAGCGAACCAAAAAGACAGATAAAGCTCCCTCAAAGCGTATTGCAGACGTCGGTCAGACTGGTGCCAAGAAATCTGCGAAGAGAACTGGGGGGCAGAGTCACAAACCAGCAG GGCAAAGTGAAGAGTTTTTGGTTAAAAGTGATAATCAATCTCCTCTTTCTAGCACAGCTGTGGAAAGACATACGGATTTTCCAGATGAAAGGAGATCTGTTTCGGAGAAAACAAAAAGGTCACCTCTACTCGAGCTTTATCCAGGACAATCACTTCTTCCTTCTGCAAAGATCAAGTTGCAGCTTTTCCCAATAGATGAAGGCACATGTGTGGGCCTGGAAAAG GATGGATATCATCCTTATTTGGAACTTACTTTAAGTGTTCGGAAGAAGATTTCTTCTGTGCTTAAGCACCTAAATAGCAAGTGGGGTGGTTCAAGTATTACTCAAGGGGAGCCTATACTCTTTCCATACAACATACTGGAAAAACAGGCTGGTCACAGAGGATGGACATTGAATGACAATGATATCTGTGCAGGAGATGTCTATGAATCTATTGGAAGACCTGCAATTTTCCGCTTAAG GTATGGATGGTTATGTTCTCCCGTGCCCAAAACTTTTGGTAAGCCTTCTACGTCAATGCCCTTTTCGCAATCGGAGGGCACACTGAAAAGTTTCAGCACTAATATGGAGAGCACGTATGGCATAGGGAGACAATTTGAGGATAAAAGTGaagagtttaaagaaaacaatgtAATTGAAGTAGCAGCTGCAGTTGTGGCTGAGAAGATTGTTAATGGACCAGTTGATCTTGTG GATAATGAACCGAGAATAGATGATGGCCTTGGACAATCATCAGCCCTGTGGGCTGATAGTCAAAGTAATATAAGCATTGGAGGCCTTCTCTCTGAAGCGTCCATACAGggaaaatttaagaattttgatcccATCACTGATTGTCTACCCAATATTAGCATTGGAGGACTCTTGTCTGAAGCATCCTTACAAGGCAAGTCTGATAACCGTGATCCAAATTCATTAGGGAGCAATGCAGGCTTGCAGCAGACTCAACCAATATGTGATTCGTTTGATGCTTATATCGCTGCCCAAATAAATTGTCCTCAAGGTCCAAGGTTATCCACTCTAGATTCACACTCATCTATATTAGATGCTGAAGAAACATGCCATGCATTTCCTTGTAAAAAATTCTCATCCTCAGGGAAAGATGTTCTGCCTTTGAGTGGAAGTGTGTTTACTGCAGACTGCAGCCAGGATGCCAGTTCCAAGTCATCCAAATTTCCTAAAACTCAG GTCAACAATCAAGCTAGTTTCACACATGATCATGCTCGTCAAGAATCTGAAACAGATCTGTTGCTGTGTTCTCGAACATATAATGATGAAAGCAGTCTTGGGTTGTCAGGCATTAAATGG ACGGACTCTCGCGGACCCTTTGATCTTGGTCTACCCATCTCTCAGAAGCTTATCAGTGGCGATAGTATTAGCATTGGTAGATTTGTTAGATAG